In Halobaculum sp. XH14, a single genomic region encodes these proteins:
- a CDS encoding ATP-binding protein, protein MATTPTTDHPPPSRQYLELTPTDAALNPTTVVSQFGRLCSLTRPTTAEEIPWYSRLWNRIASGPAPLTFEWLLVTDGDPDTPVRYFIGVDDDAVFDQLEQLCRALVPNEYELRRVDFHPAEIAPETTSAEDTPDAEPSEEREQLDSGDTLSDTDREPAEPARPANDHYHAIEFYGHAARRDDWMTQLTSFTSFRDDADTRLPLAAVLEALARLETPAVYQALLQPFPDWTSAATGRLGDLEQGLDTPAMRALDGIIPTDEPDTHRRSRDHPEQGRMDAIDAKDSRRSFVCTARIVARRRETNAEGTPPVAFDALENALETVSHTWYRIDARVRNGSKARGVRTDLLDRTVHPPNYDTLTAKLPWTQNTSRGIVVDPDEAPVFCLVDGGSLTTTGARALAPTPGERTALSRPPNRLLARYRGSGLPLGTPLTQDGTPDGEPLVLPPALQSLHVGIFAKTGGGKSVSTVNGVLQNHAATDGADIVIEPKGDGMAIDYLRAHYAEYGTLDNVLYFDCAKVLPAFGFFDIRDELDAGISRTTAVEDVTDHYVEILTQIMGRDRFEQAVRSPDVIRYMVKALFDPINGQDAFSHRELHGAVRKMHERQSVPPVSDGDLERMLGGVVANRAQTFDEIMQGVANRMEKIPVDQRLARIFNHVPEGSERDDDADDTDEPAAIDPHFDLADHLNENQVLIFDTGGLRSQAQRVLTLVVLSNLWTALRRRTQRGEDDALVNVYVEEAASVAVSDLLTELLAQSRGFNCSMMLAMQFPAQLRETDAGAYDEVLNNISTFVTGNVPIDRQLAARLATAEMDAQAVGNRLRALRRGQWLVSLPAAFGVDEPRPFTVESLPPPPGHPAGPPAEQGVDGFSEALESVRERTRSDVGLTLGEPSVAAHDESAITDDEDAPQLRVDTALPHTNRMPPTVEYAPEMNSLECTGCGNRYDPSIEGMKRAIACCSSLDAVDSDDVPICAVNLKLTPDERHVSDWSEHQLMFLQAVYNAQQLRYDPLEYDLLTDSMLRLQEYIAIGSESIQDLLDADLLRHDTDHPHRMYTVTPDGRSVIGESYRQGVDYGHGAGDLEESSQHVFAVEIGRRYLERAFVADPDSPVVEVVPYYDLDENRRLDIAGLDDEGDVVAAVEAERVNHDIKRAVPEDFDKMADCGVEDAIWVVMKQSDGHDVLQALNDPPEGEPRVEKTYAKTTPPQQFTIETPGLTAMYPAGWLRDRLADGELP, encoded by the coding sequence ATGGCCACAACACCCACGACCGATCACCCACCGCCCTCCAGACAGTATCTCGAACTCACGCCGACCGATGCCGCGTTGAACCCAACAACAGTCGTCTCACAGTTCGGCCGACTCTGTTCGCTCACACGCCCCACGACAGCAGAAGAGATCCCCTGGTATTCCCGCCTCTGGAACAGGATAGCCAGCGGCCCGGCACCGCTCACGTTCGAGTGGTTGCTCGTCACCGACGGCGACCCCGACACACCGGTCCGCTATTTCATCGGCGTCGACGACGACGCAGTGTTCGACCAGCTCGAACAGCTCTGTCGGGCGCTCGTCCCGAACGAGTACGAACTCCGGCGCGTCGACTTCCATCCTGCAGAGATCGCCCCCGAGACCACGTCAGCCGAAGACACCCCCGACGCTGAACCCAGTGAGGAGAGAGAACAACTCGATTCGGGAGACACTCTCTCTGACACCGACAGAGAACCCGCAGAACCAGCCAGACCCGCGAACGACCACTACCACGCCATCGAGTTCTATGGACACGCAGCCCGGCGCGACGACTGGATGACACAGCTCACGTCTTTCACGTCATTTAGAGACGACGCCGACACCCGCCTCCCGCTCGCAGCCGTCCTCGAAGCTCTCGCACGCCTGGAGACGCCCGCGGTCTATCAGGCGCTGCTCCAGCCGTTTCCAGACTGGACGAGCGCTGCGACCGGCCGGCTCGGAGACCTGGAGCAGGGCCTCGATACGCCGGCGATGCGAGCGCTCGACGGAATCATCCCCACGGACGAGCCAGACACTCATCGCAGAAGCAGGGACCACCCAGAGCAGGGGCGAATGGACGCGATCGACGCGAAGGACTCGCGGCGATCGTTCGTCTGTACCGCCCGTATCGTCGCCCGACGGCGTGAGACGAATGCCGAGGGGACGCCACCAGTCGCGTTCGACGCCCTGGAGAACGCACTCGAGACGGTGAGCCACACCTGGTATCGCATCGATGCCCGTGTTCGGAACGGCTCGAAGGCACGAGGCGTCCGCACGGACCTCCTCGACCGAACCGTCCACCCGCCCAACTACGACACGCTCACCGCGAAACTCCCGTGGACGCAGAACACGAGTCGGGGCATCGTCGTCGATCCGGACGAAGCGCCCGTGTTCTGTCTGGTCGATGGCGGCTCGCTCACCACGACTGGGGCGAGAGCCCTGGCCCCGACGCCCGGCGAGCGAACGGCGCTCTCGCGACCGCCCAACCGATTACTTGCACGCTATCGCGGCTCCGGACTCCCACTCGGGACGCCGCTCACTCAGGACGGCACACCCGATGGCGAGCCACTCGTACTTCCACCGGCCCTCCAGTCGCTTCACGTCGGGATATTCGCAAAGACCGGGGGTGGGAAATCGGTCTCCACGGTCAACGGGGTCCTCCAGAACCACGCTGCGACCGACGGCGCGGACATCGTCATCGAACCCAAGGGCGACGGGATGGCCATCGACTACCTCCGCGCCCATTATGCAGAATACGGCACGCTTGACAATGTCCTCTACTTCGACTGTGCGAAGGTTCTCCCCGCGTTCGGCTTTTTCGACATTCGCGACGAACTCGATGCCGGCATCTCTCGAACCACTGCGGTCGAGGACGTCACCGATCACTACGTCGAGATTCTCACCCAGATCATGGGCCGTGACCGCTTCGAGCAGGCCGTCCGCTCACCTGACGTCATCCGCTACATGGTGAAAGCGCTGTTCGACCCGATCAACGGGCAAGATGCGTTCTCCCATCGAGAGCTCCATGGCGCCGTTCGAAAGATGCACGAACGCCAATCCGTCCCACCGGTGAGCGATGGCGACCTCGAACGAATGCTCGGTGGCGTGGTCGCGAACCGCGCTCAGACGTTTGACGAGATCATGCAGGGCGTGGCAAATAGGATGGAGAAGATTCCCGTCGACCAGCGGCTCGCCCGCATCTTCAATCACGTTCCAGAGGGCAGTGAGAGGGATGACGATGCCGATGACACGGATGAACCAGCAGCCATCGACCCCCACTTCGATCTCGCAGACCACCTCAACGAGAATCAGGTGCTCATCTTCGATACGGGTGGGTTGCGATCACAGGCACAGCGCGTCCTCACCCTGGTCGTCCTCTCGAACCTGTGGACCGCACTGCGTCGACGGACACAGCGTGGTGAGGATGACGCCCTGGTGAACGTCTACGTCGAGGAGGCAGCGAGCGTCGCCGTCTCGGACCTCCTGACGGAGCTGCTGGCCCAGTCACGGGGGTTCAACTGCTCGATGATGCTCGCCATGCAGTTTCCCGCACAGTTGCGTGAGACCGATGCTGGTGCCTACGATGAGGTGTTGAACAACATTTCGACGTTCGTGACGGGGAACGTTCCGATCGACCGCCAGCTCGCAGCCCGACTGGCGACAGCCGAGATGGATGCCCAGGCGGTGGGCAATCGGTTACGTGCGCTTCGTCGTGGCCAGTGGCTCGTCTCGCTCCCCGCCGCCTTCGGCGTTGACGAACCACGACCGTTCACGGTCGAATCGCTCCCCCCACCGCCAGGCCATCCCGCTGGGCCGCCAGCCGAGCAAGGTGTAGACGGATTCAGTGAGGCGCTGGAGTCGGTCCGCGAGCGGACCCGCAGCGACGTTGGACTCACGCTGGGCGAGCCGAGCGTCGCAGCCCACGACGAGTCAGCGATCACGGACGACGAGGATGCTCCACAACTGCGGGTCGATACGGCGCTCCCGCATACGAACCGGATGCCGCCGACGGTCGAGTATGCCCCCGAGATGAACTCGCTCGAATGTACGGGCTGTGGCAATCGCTACGACCCCTCGATCGAGGGGATGAAACGCGCCATCGCGTGTTGTTCGAGCCTGGATGCCGTCGACAGTGATGACGTCCCCATCTGTGCGGTGAATCTCAAGCTCACCCCCGATGAGCGGCACGTCTCAGACTGGTCAGAGCACCAGCTCATGTTCCTCCAGGCGGTCTACAACGCCCAGCAACTGCGGTATGATCCACTAGAATACGACCTTCTCACCGATTCGATGCTCCGCTTACAGGAGTACATCGCCATTGGCTCCGAGTCGATTCAGGATCTGCTCGATGCCGACCTCCTTCGCCACGACACGGACCACCCCCATCGCATGTACACGGTGACGCCAGATGGGCGCTCGGTCATCGGCGAGAGCTATCGTCAGGGCGTCGATTACGGCCACGGTGCGGGCGATCTCGAGGAGTCGAGCCAGCACGTCTTTGCCGTCGAGATCGGCCGGCGCTATCTCGAACGAGCCTTCGTGGCTGATCCAGACTCGCCGGTCGTCGAGGTCGTCCCCTACTACGATCTGGATGAGAACCGTCGGCTCGACATCGCAGGGCTCGACGACGAGGGGGACGTCGTCGCCGCCGTCGAAGCAGAACGGGTGAATCACGACATCAAGCGTGCGGTCCCCGAGGATTTCGATAAGATGGCCGACTGTGGGGTGGAAGACGCCATCTGGGTGGTGATGAAACAGTCGGACGGCCACGACGTCCTCCAGGCGTTGAACGATCCGCCCGAGGGCGAGCCCCGCGTCGAGAAGACGTATGCGAAGACGACCCCGCCCCAGCAGTTCACTATCGAGACGCCAGGGTTGACGGCGATGTATCCGGCTGGGTGGCTCCGTGATCGGCTTGCGGATGGTGAGCTGCCATGA
- a CDS encoding VIT1/CCC1 transporter family protein — protein sequence MGAKSNSESLTERLGLDRIGPIARRYFVSNGFDGALTGVGVTVGAYLSGVPDGFTVIRIGLGGAVGLTTSGVWSVWEIERAEMRAELHDIEDAMLTDLSDTQIEREKTSTQVVNAVMSGLGPLFGMVLPLTPFLFEGVVLSLFHATLISVALAVGVLFAFGAYMASISRQQWYVAGIRMGLAGIVVAVISIFLPG from the coding sequence ATGGGGGCGAAATCCAACTCAGAGTCGCTGACGGAGCGATTGGGGCTCGACAGAATTGGGCCGATTGCGAGGCGGTACTTCGTTTCAAATGGGTTTGACGGTGCGCTCACCGGAGTCGGAGTTACCGTCGGCGCGTACCTTTCCGGAGTGCCTGACGGCTTCACCGTCATCAGGATTGGCCTTGGGGGCGCCGTCGGTCTCACCACCTCTGGCGTGTGGAGCGTCTGGGAGATCGAACGCGCCGAGATGCGTGCCGAACTACACGATATCGAGGACGCGATGCTCACCGACTTGAGTGATACCCAGATCGAGCGTGAGAAGACCAGTACTCAAGTCGTAAATGCGGTGATGAGCGGGCTCGGTCCGCTGTTCGGGATGGTTTTGCCGCTCACACCCTTTCTATTCGAAGGTGTTGTTCTCTCGTTGTTCCACGCCACGCTCATCTCGGTAGCGCTCGCGGTCGGCGTGTTGTTCGCCTTCGGTGCCTATATGGCGTCGATCTCCCGCCAACAGTGGTACGTTGCTGGGATTCGGATGGGGCTCGCGGGAATCGTCGTCGCGGTCATTAGCATCTTTCTCCCCGGCTAA
- a CDS encoding DUF211 domain-containing protein — MAPIRRLVVDVLKPYEPPTLAFTQQIAEAESIAGVNATLIELDREVQNVKFTIEGEEIKYDDVKTIIEDAGGTIHSVDQVVCGEYIVEDAPTPQD, encoded by the coding sequence ATGGCTCCAATACGCCGCTTGGTTGTCGACGTGCTGAAACCCTATGAACCGCCGACGCTTGCGTTCACCCAGCAGATTGCAGAGGCTGAAAGCATCGCCGGCGTCAATGCGACGCTCATCGAACTTGACAGAGAGGTCCAGAATGTTAAGTTTACCATTGAGGGAGAAGAGATCAAGTACGACGACGTCAAGACGATCATTGAGGATGCGGGTGGGACGATTCATTCGGTTGACCAGGTAGTGTGTGGGGAGTACATCGTGGAGGACGCCCCAACCCCACAGGACTGA
- a CDS encoding DUF7385 family protein: MDVDTDELRASLTPREENAAIKSFQNTVSVACPACERPFDDLIVCKQNPTSLDLSKLLDLCVGVDDGQTYIFTHG, translated from the coding sequence ATGGACGTCGACACCGACGAACTGCGCGCGTCGCTGACGCCCCGCGAGGAGAACGCCGCCATCAAATCGTTCCAGAACACCGTCTCGGTCGCCTGCCCGGCCTGCGAGCGGCCGTTCGACGACCTCATCGTCTGCAAGCAGAACCCGACGAGCCTCGACCTCTCCAAGCTGCTCGACCTCTGCGTGGGCGTCGACGACGGCCAGACGTACATCTTCACGCACGGCTAG
- a CDS encoding acetate--CoA ligase family protein: protein MADRDRDLSGLFSPDRVAVVGATEREGSVGRAVTANLLAEFAGEVIPVNPGRESVLGVPCVASVADADADLVVVAVPPSAVADVLRDTGEAGVRDVVVLTAGFGEAGSEGAARERELRELAAEYDLNLVGPNSLGVMSSPAGLNATFGPDASPAGGVSFMSQSGAFVTAVVDWASESGLGFNEVVSLGNKAVLDETDFLREWGADPETDVVVGYLESIEDGRAFVETAREVTRETPVVVVKSGRTEAGAQAASSHTGAIAGSDRAYGTALAEAGVVRADTVQELFDAARAFAAGRNLATDGVAVVTNAGGPGVMATDAVGDADRLSLASFADDTLDALDAALPAEANVYNPVDVVGDADVDRFEAALEAAISDPNVGAVVLITAPTATLAFGDLAESAVALGEEHEVPVAACLMGGPRLADARGTFGEAGVPTYFDPARAVAGLDTLAEYDERRGRERREFEPFDVDRERARETLSAVTERRDNQLGVEAMDVLDAYGIPTPEGEVVEDPAKARAVAERIGEPVALKLVSPDVVHKSDIGGVRVGVDPADVADAYEDLVTRLRNYQPDARLLGVQVQELVDVDAGVETIVGSHRDPQFGPLVLFGLGGIFVEVLSDATFRLAPVAEADAREMTGEIDAAPLLRGARGREPVDLDGVVEAVGRLSQLVADFPAIVELDVNPLVATPDGVRAVDLRLTVNPEELQ, encoded by the coding sequence ATGGCTGATCGGGACCGGGACCTGTCGGGGCTGTTCTCCCCGGACCGCGTCGCCGTCGTCGGGGCCACCGAGCGCGAGGGGTCGGTCGGCCGCGCCGTCACGGCGAACCTCCTCGCCGAGTTTGCCGGCGAGGTGATCCCCGTGAACCCGGGACGGGAGTCGGTGCTCGGCGTCCCCTGCGTCGCGAGCGTGGCGGATGCGGACGCGGACCTCGTGGTGGTGGCGGTGCCGCCCTCGGCGGTGGCCGACGTGCTGCGTGACACCGGTGAGGCCGGCGTCCGCGACGTCGTCGTCCTCACCGCCGGGTTCGGCGAGGCGGGGTCGGAGGGCGCGGCGCGCGAACGCGAGTTGCGGGAACTGGCCGCCGAGTACGACCTGAACCTCGTCGGCCCGAACAGCCTCGGCGTGATGAGCAGCCCGGCGGGGCTGAACGCGACGTTCGGCCCCGACGCGTCCCCGGCGGGGGGCGTCTCGTTCATGAGCCAGTCGGGGGCGTTCGTCACCGCCGTCGTCGACTGGGCGAGCGAGTCCGGCCTCGGCTTCAACGAAGTCGTCTCGCTCGGCAACAAGGCCGTCCTCGACGAGACCGACTTCCTCCGCGAGTGGGGGGCCGACCCGGAGACGGACGTCGTCGTCGGCTACCTGGAGAGTATCGAGGACGGGCGCGCGTTCGTCGAGACGGCCCGCGAGGTGACCCGTGAGACGCCGGTCGTCGTGGTGAAGTCCGGGCGGACCGAGGCCGGCGCGCAGGCCGCCTCGAGCCACACCGGCGCCATCGCCGGGAGCGACCGCGCGTACGGGACGGCGCTCGCGGAGGCGGGGGTCGTCCGCGCCGACACCGTCCAGGAGCTGTTCGACGCCGCCCGGGCGTTCGCGGCCGGACGGAACCTAGCGACCGACGGCGTCGCGGTCGTGACCAACGCCGGCGGCCCCGGGGTCATGGCGACCGACGCGGTGGGCGACGCCGACCGGCTCTCGCTGGCGTCGTTCGCGGACGACACCCTCGACGCGCTCGACGCGGCGCTCCCCGCCGAGGCGAACGTGTACAACCCGGTCGACGTCGTCGGCGACGCGGACGTCGACCGCTTCGAGGCGGCGCTCGAGGCGGCGATTTCGGACCCGAACGTCGGCGCGGTGGTCCTCATCACCGCGCCGACGGCGACCCTGGCGTTCGGCGACCTCGCGGAGTCGGCCGTGGCGCTGGGCGAGGAACACGAGGTCCCGGTCGCCGCCTGTCTCATGGGCGGCCCACGGCTCGCTGACGCCCGCGGGACGTTCGGCGAGGCCGGCGTTCCCACCTACTTCGACCCGGCCCGCGCGGTCGCGGGACTGGACACGCTCGCCGAGTACGACGAGCGACGCGGACGCGAGCGGCGCGAGTTCGAGCCGTTCGACGTCGACCGCGAGCGGGCCCGCGAGACGCTCTCGGCCGTGACCGAGCGGCGGGACAACCAGCTCGGCGTCGAGGCGATGGACGTGCTCGACGCGTACGGCATCCCGACGCCCGAGGGCGAGGTGGTCGAGGACCCGGCGAAGGCCCGCGCTGTCGCCGAGCGAATCGGTGAACCGGTCGCGCTGAAGCTCGTCAGCCCGGACGTCGTCCACAAGTCCGACATCGGCGGCGTCAGGGTCGGCGTCGACCCCGCCGACGTGGCCGACGCCTACGAGGACCTCGTCACCCGCCTCCGCAACTACCAGCCCGACGCCCGGCTGCTGGGCGTCCAGGTCCAGGAGCTGGTCGACGTCGACGCCGGCGTCGAGACCATCGTCGGGAGCCACCGCGACCCGCAGTTCGGCCCGCTCGTGCTGTTCGGGCTGGGCGGCATCTTCGTCGAGGTGCTCTCGGACGCCACGTTTCGGCTGGCACCCGTGGCCGAGGCGGACGCCCGCGAGATGACCGGCGAGATCGACGCCGCGCCGCTGCTCCGGGGCGCCCGGGGCCGCGAGCCGGTCGACCTCGACGGGGTGGTCGAGGCCGTCGGGCGGCTCTCCCAGCTCGTCGCCGACTTCCCCGCGATCGTCGAACTCGACGTCAACCCCCTCGTCGCGACCCCCGACGGCGTCCGGGCCGTCGACCTGCGACTCACCGTGAACCCGGAGGAGCTCCAATGA
- a CDS encoding phosphotransacetylase family protein — protein sequence MTRTLLVTSTRESIGKTAIAVALGRIAAGRGLSVGYMKPKGTRLRSVVGKTLDEDPMLARELLDTGAETHEMEPIVYSPTFIEGAVRGREDPDALRDRIRESFDGLAAGRDLVLVEGGGDVHTGAVVDLTDPAVADLLDAEVLLVAEYGEPGDVDEVLAAAADVGDRLAGVLFNRVDDAAYDTLEADVVPFLGSRGIETVGILPHRRDLAGVTVDRLAAELGADLLTGGDTDALVERFLVGAMGGDAALRYFRRSRDAAVITGGDRADIHTAAIEAGSVNCLVLTGGQRPPGSVLGAAEEAGVPVLLVSGDTLTTVERAEDVIRNGRTRDERTVEVMEELLAGHADVGRIIGNVAGEGGKEGEEGASGEDDGSI from the coding sequence ATGACACGCACGTTACTCGTCACCTCGACCCGCGAGAGCATCGGCAAGACCGCCATCGCCGTCGCGCTCGGCCGCATCGCGGCCGGCCGCGGCCTGTCGGTCGGCTACATGAAACCGAAGGGGACCCGCCTGCGGAGCGTCGTCGGCAAGACGCTCGACGAGGATCCGATGCTGGCGCGGGAACTGCTCGACACCGGCGCGGAGACCCACGAGATGGAACCCATCGTCTACTCGCCCACCTTCATCGAGGGAGCGGTCCGTGGGCGCGAGGACCCCGACGCGCTCCGGGACCGGATCCGCGAGTCGTTCGACGGCCTGGCGGCCGGCCGGGACCTCGTGCTCGTCGAGGGCGGCGGCGACGTCCACACCGGCGCGGTCGTCGACCTGACCGACCCGGCCGTGGCCGACCTGCTCGACGCCGAGGTCCTGCTCGTCGCGGAGTACGGGGAGCCCGGCGACGTCGACGAGGTGCTCGCCGCGGCCGCGGACGTGGGCGACCGGCTCGCCGGCGTGCTGTTCAACCGGGTCGACGACGCGGCCTACGACACCCTGGAGGCCGACGTCGTCCCGTTCCTGGGGTCGCGGGGCATCGAGACGGTCGGCATCCTCCCGCACCGGCGGGACCTCGCCGGCGTGACCGTCGATCGACTGGCGGCGGAACTCGGAGCGGACCTGCTCACGGGCGGGGACACGGATGCGCTCGTCGAGCGGTTCCTGGTCGGCGCGATGGGCGGGGACGCGGCGCTGCGGTACTTCCGGCGGAGCCGGGACGCGGCCGTCATCACCGGCGGCGACCGTGCCGACATCCACACCGCCGCCATCGAGGCGGGCAGCGTGAACTGCCTCGTGCTCACCGGCGGGCAGCGTCCCCCGGGGTCCGTGCTCGGGGCGGCCGAGGAGGCCGGGGTTCCCGTCCTGCTCGTCTCGGGGGACACCCTGACCACCGTCGAGCGCGCCGAGGACGTGATCCGGAACGGGCGGACGCGCGACGAGCGGACGGTCGAGGTGATGGAGGAACTGCTCGCGGGCCACGCCGACGTCGGGCGCATCATCGGAAACGTTGCGGGCGAAGGGGGTAAAGAGGGCGAAGAGGGGGCGAGCGGCGAGGACGACGGGAGTATTTGA
- a CDS encoding metal-dependent hydrolase, whose translation MMATTHALAGMLLAVPVSLVAPELAPAAFVAGGVGGFVPDLDLYAGHRKTLHYPVYGSVAAVPAVGLAALVPTEATVALAAFLVGAALHARMDVYGGGLELRPWEGTSERAVYDHARGRWRRPRRVVRYDGAPEDLLVSLAFSAPLLVVLDAAPNVQPVVSSLLAVSLLYVALRKPLGRLAASLAALVPARVRGYVPDRYFT comes from the coding sequence ATGATGGCGACGACCCACGCGCTGGCCGGGATGCTGCTCGCGGTTCCCGTCTCCCTGGTGGCTCCCGAACTGGCACCCGCGGCGTTCGTCGCGGGCGGCGTCGGTGGGTTCGTCCCGGACCTCGACCTGTACGCCGGCCACCGGAAGACGCTCCACTACCCGGTGTACGGGTCGGTGGCCGCGGTGCCGGCCGTGGGCCTGGCCGCGCTCGTCCCGACCGAAGCGACGGTCGCGCTCGCGGCGTTTCTCGTCGGGGCCGCCCTCCACGCCCGCATGGACGTCTACGGCGGCGGCCTGGAACTCAGGCCGTGGGAGGGAACCTCCGAGCGGGCGGTGTACGACCACGCCCGCGGTCGCTGGCGGCGGCCGCGACGGGTCGTCCGCTACGACGGCGCGCCCGAGGACCTGCTGGTGTCGCTCGCGTTTTCGGCGCCGCTCCTCGTCGTCCTCGACGCCGCGCCGAACGTCCAGCCGGTCGTGTCGTCGCTGCTCGCCGTCTCGCTGCTGTACGTCGCCCTTCGAAAGCCGCTCGGCAGGCTCGCCGCCTCGCTCGCCGCGCTCGTTCCGGCCCGGGTTCGCGGCTACGTCCCCGACCGGTACTTCACCTGA
- a CDS encoding beta-glucosidase yields the protein MASEDESAHERCEALTRSEKLSLIRGTVRLEEGRATGTVAPVERLDVPPLRMADGPLGVRLDEATAFPASLALGASFDPDLAREFGEAIGCEARAKGMDVLLAPGCNLIRVPHCGRKFEYYGEDPHHGARIVGPTIEGIQSRGVAATAKHYVANSQEADRATVSAEVGERALRELYLPAFEAAAEADVGSVMAAYNRIGGVHATEHERLLTDVLKDEFGFDGPVMSDWWAVNDGVAAARAGTDLEMPGVGVFDMLLANFGGFGRLATIEDRWPDAVPGPGDVAEPLLRRAISGGGIPNPTESLFAEQLPAAMADGTFPEERLDEMVRRVLTLHDRVGSLDGDRPAGTPPGSHRDLARRIATRGTVLLENDGGVLPLAEEASVAVIGPNVDEATVGGGGSSEVTPVTTTSPIEGISARAEGPVTAAYGHPPIESASMFDAFSLGIDLPFSDEGAGRDVADAERAARSADVAVVVVQDVATEARDRESLALPGEQDQLVRSVAAAADRTVVVLQTSGPVELPWIDEVDAALSAWYPGQEVGGALADVLYGDADPGGRLPVTFAPERDYPASSRTRHPGVDGGEGYPVAEYDEGVFVGYRGFDADGIEPTFPFGHGLSYAEFAYRDATVESTTDASATVSVTVANVAERAGREVIQAYVGDEDAAVPRPPRELAGFASVELDPDEERTVELDLDDRAFAYYDEDAGEWTVDSVAFTVELGRSSRDARATVTVER from the coding sequence ATGGCGAGCGAGGACGAGTCCGCGCACGAACGCTGCGAGGCACTGACGCGCTCCGAGAAGCTCAGCCTGATCCGGGGGACGGTCCGCCTCGAGGAGGGGCGGGCGACGGGCACCGTCGCGCCGGTCGAGCGGCTCGACGTCCCGCCCCTCCGGATGGCGGACGGACCGCTCGGGGTCAGACTCGACGAGGCGACGGCGTTCCCGGCCTCGCTCGCGCTGGGCGCGAGCTTCGATCCCGACCTCGCACGGGAGTTCGGCGAGGCGATCGGCTGCGAGGCGCGCGCGAAGGGGATGGACGTCCTCCTCGCCCCGGGGTGTAACCTGATCAGGGTACCCCACTGCGGCCGGAAATTCGAGTACTACGGCGAGGACCCCCACCACGGGGCGCGCATCGTCGGGCCGACCATCGAGGGGATCCAGTCGCGTGGCGTCGCCGCGACGGCCAAACACTACGTCGCAAACAGCCAGGAAGCCGACCGTGCGACGGTGAGCGCCGAGGTGGGCGAGCGGGCGCTGCGCGAGCTCTACCTGCCCGCGTTCGAGGCCGCGGCCGAGGCGGACGTCGGGTCGGTGATGGCCGCGTACAACCGGATCGGCGGCGTCCACGCGACCGAACACGAGCGGCTCCTGACCGACGTCCTCAAGGACGAGTTCGGGTTCGACGGCCCGGTCATGTCGGACTGGTGGGCGGTGAACGACGGGGTCGCCGCGGCGCGGGCCGGCACGGACCTGGAGATGCCGGGCGTCGGCGTGTTCGACATGCTGCTGGCGAACTTCGGCGGGTTCGGCCGACTCGCCACGATAGAGGACCGCTGGCCCGACGCGGTTCCCGGCCCCGGCGACGTGGCGGAGCCGCTGTTGCGCCGGGCGATCTCGGGCGGCGGCATCCCGAACCCCACGGAGTCGCTGTTCGCCGAGCAGCTTCCGGCCGCGATGGCGGACGGGACGTTCCCGGAAGAGCGGCTCGACGAGATGGTCCGGCGCGTGCTCACCCTCCACGACCGGGTCGGCTCCCTCGACGGTGACCGTCCGGCCGGCACGCCGCCCGGGAGCCACCGCGACCTCGCGCGCAGGATCGCCACCCGCGGGACCGTCCTCCTCGAGAACGACGGCGGGGTCCTGCCGCTGGCCGAGGAGGCGTCCGTCGCGGTGATCGGCCCGAACGTCGACGAGGCGACGGTCGGCGGCGGCGGCAGTTCGGAGGTCACGCCGGTCACCACCACGAGCCCGATCGAGGGGATCAGCGCCCGGGCGGAGGGGCCGGTGACGGCCGCGTACGGCCACCCGCCGATCGAGAGCGCGTCGATGTTCGACGCGTTCTCGCTCGGGATCGACCTCCCGTTCTCCGACGAGGGGGCCGGCCGCGACGTCGCCGACGCGGAGCGGGCCGCCCGGAGCGCGGACGTCGCCGTCGTCGTCGTGCAGGACGTCGCCACCGAGGCCCGGGACCGGGAGTCGCTCGCCCTGCCCGGCGAGCAGGATCAGTTGGTCAGATCGGTCGCGGCGGCGGCCGATCGGACCGTCGTCGTCCTCCAGACGTCGGGACCGGTCGAACTGCCGTGGATCGACGAGGTGGACGCGGCGCTTTCGGCGTGGTACCCCGGGCAGGAGGTCGGCGGCGCGCTCGCCGACGTGCTGTACGGTGACGCGGACCCGGGCGGACGGCTCCCGGTCACGTTCGCGCCGGAGCGCGACTACCCGGCGAGTTCGCGGACGCGGCATCCGGGCGTCGACGGCGGCGAGGGGTACCCCGTCGCCGAGTACGACGAGGGCGTCTTCGTCGGCTATCGGGGGTTCGACGCGGACGGGATCGAGCCGACCTTCCCGTTCGGACACGGGCTGAGCTACGCCGAGTTCGCCTACCGCGACGCGACGGTCGAATCGACGACGGACGCCTCCGCGACGGTTTCGGTGACGGTCGCGAACGTCGCCGAGCGCGCGGGCAGGGAAGTGATCCAGGCGTACGTCGGGGACGAGGACGCGGCCGTCCCGCGACCGCCGCGGGAACTCGCCGGGTTCGCGTCCGTCGAACTCGATCCGGACGAGGAGCGGACCGTCGAACTGGATCTCGACGACAGGGCGTTCGCCTACTACGACGAGGACGCGGGCGAGTGGACCGTCGACTCGGTGGCGTTCACGGTGGAACTCGGCCGGTCATCGCGGGACGCTCGCGCCACGGTGACCGTCGAACGCTGA